The region CCCCTGGAAATCGTGGTGGTGGACGATGGTTCGGCGGACGAAACCGCGGCGATAGCGGAAGAAGCGGGCGCGCGGGTTATCGGGCATCCGACGAATAAGGGCTATGGCAACGCGCTGCTTACGGGCTCCCGCCACGCGGCGCATTCATGGGTTGCGATTACGGACGCGGACGGCACCTATCCGGTGGAGGAGCTCCCGGCGATGCTGGACGAGGCGGAAGGGCGCGGCCTGGACATGGTCGTGGGGGCGCGGCAAGGGCGCCACTACGAGCAGAACCTGCTGAAGCGCGCGGCGCGGTGGGTGTTCAAGCGGCTGAGCGAGTGGGTGGTCGGCGAGCCCATTCCCGATATCAACAGCGGCCTCCGCGTGATGCGGCGCGAGCTGATCGCGACCTTCGCGGCGGCGCTCTCGGGCGGCTTTTCCTTCACGACGAGCATCACGATCATTGCGTTTCAGACGGGCCACCACGTGGTCTACCGCCCGATAGCGTATTACCCGCGCACGGGGCAGAGCCATGTTCGGCTTGTCCGGGACACGCTGCGGGCGTTGCAGATCATCGTCATGGCGGTGGTGCTCTTCAACCCGATCAAGCTGTTTCTCCTGCACGCGGCGGGTGTGGCCGGGTTCGCGATCGCGATGGCGGCGCTCGTGTTGCTGCTGCCGGGCCTGTACCCGCCGGCGCTTGTGCTGAGCCTCGGGGTGCTTGCGGGGAATATTATCG is a window of Candidatus Hydrogenedentota bacterium DNA encoding:
- a CDS encoding glycosyltransferase family 2 protein, translating into MAGVSVVIPAYNEAGSIRETVEGVRKAFEGSPHPLEIVVVDDGSADETAAIAEEAGARVIGHPTNKGYGNALLTGSRHAAHSWVAITDADGTYPVEELPAMLDEAEGRGLDMVVGARQGRHYEQNLLKRAARWVFKRLSEWVVGEPIPDINSGLRVMRRELIATFAAALSGGFSFTTSITIIAFQTGHHVVYRPIAYYPRTGQSHVRLVRDTLRALQIIVMAVVLFNPIKLFLLHAAGVAGFAIAMAALVLLLPGLYPPALVLSLGVLAGNIIVALGFLAVRQQIYLGGIDLPRRGYAPPPGPDAPPEHGNRD